Genomic DNA from Alkalihalobacterium alkalinitrilicum:
GCAGGTATTTTTATTTTTCTCCATTTCTGTACTAGAAAGCCAATGAGAAATACGAGAAGGACAGGTAAAACAACTTCAAAAAATATTACCAACTACCATCCCTCCTTTTTTACTCAGACATTTCTCGTTTTAAAAAAGAGACGGGTTACAACCGCCTCTCTACCTATTAACTAGAATTCGTTAAATATTCAACAACTGCATTTACAGCATCCTCACTGTCCACACCAACAGCTTTTACTGTAATCGTATCACCATTTTGCAAATTCAACGTAATTAACCCTAAAAAACTCTTTAAGTTTACTTCGATAGGATTTCCACGAAAAACTTTACGCAAAAATATTTCCGACTGAAAGGGCTGTATGATTTTACTTAATTCAATAATTGTCTTATCTTCACCAATATTAATCGAAATGTCTTTTGAACTACTTTTTTTCACCAATAGTCTCCCCCATAATTACCTGAAATTTAATAACATTAATGAAAGTTGCGGAATGAAGATAATAAGCAAAAGTGCAAATAACATGACCAAGAAAAATGGAACGATCGCTTTCGAGATGGCCTCAATCGATAAACCTGATATTCCTGAACCGACAAATAAATTGACACCTAGAGGTGGGGTAATAAACCCGATAGCTAGATTAACGATCATTAAAATTCCAAAATGAATGGGATCATAACCAATATTAATTGCGATCGGTAATAAGATTGGCGTTAAAATAATGATTGCCGCTAACGTATCCATAAAACAACCAACAATTAAAAGTAAGAATGTGATTAGTAAAATAAGTACAGTTGGGTTTTCTGAAATATTTAACATCGCTTCGGCCACTTGATTTGGAATTTGTTGGACTGTTAACAATCGTCCAAATGCAGTTGCCGACCCAACAATGATTAAGACTGTTGCCGTTGTAAGTGCAGCATCAATAAAAACTTTTGGCATATCTTTAACTTTAAGCTCACGATATAAAATCATCCCTGCTACTAAACCATATACGACCGCAATAACCGCAGCCTCTGTTGGTGTAAAAATACCACCGTAAATACCACCAAGGATAATGAACGGAACGAGTAATGCCCATTTTGCTTCCCAACTCGCTTTAAGAAAAGTCGAAAAAGAGAACTTTTCTTCTGTACCTCTGTACCCTTTTTTCCTTGAATAGAAGTAAGCATAAACAATCAGTGATAACCCAACGAATAAGCCTGGTATTATCCCTGCGATAAATAGACTTCCAATTGAGACTCCACCAACTACACCATAAATAACCATTGGGATACTCGGTGGAATAATAACACCTAATGAACCTGCAGCAGCAACTACTGCTGTTGAAAACCGTTTATCATAACCTTGACGAACCATTGCTGGAATCATAATTCCACCTATTGCTGCAACAGTCGCTGGCGCAGACCCTGAAATCGCGGCAAAAAACATACACGTTATAATGGTCGCAATTGCAAATCCACCTGTTTTACTACCAACAATCGTATTAGCTACTCGGAATAAACGGTCCGATATTCCACCTTTGCCCATAATTTCTCCGGCTAAAATAAAAAATGGGACAGCCATTAAAGGAAATGAGTCGACCGAAGTGACTAATCCTTGGGCTAAAAACTCAACGGGTAGTGATCCTGTATATACAATGGTTACTAATGTAGCAAGTCCTAATGCAATTCCTATAGGAACACTCAAAAGTAAAAAAAGGGCAAAGCTTCCAAAAAGTACTCCTGCTGCCATATCAATACCCCTTTATAATTTATTCTTCCCTCTTTCAACATCTTCTTCAATATCTTGGATATCGAGGAGACGTTCTTGTTCTGTTTTTACATCAAACTCTTCTTTTCCTAATAATGCTTTCACTTGCTTAATTAGTTGTTGAATTAATCGTATGATTGTTAAGCCCATTCCAATTGGAGTCGCCATGTATACGAGCCCCATCGGTAATTGCAGGGCAGGAGAACGTTGTCCCCAAGCTAATAACCTCGAAGCAATATCATATCCATAATAAACAACAAAAATAGCAAAACCTAAAAATAATAAGTTAGAAACAATACTTAATACGATTTTTCCTTTATCTTTTAATAAAAGAAGCATAACATCGACTTTAATATGCCGTTGCTTTTTCACTCCATAACTAATGCCAAGATACACGAGCCAGATAAAGCAGTACCTAGCTAATTCTTCGGACCAAGCAAGGGAAGCTTCCATGACATATCTCATAAAAACTTGCATTGCAATGACCACAACCATAATTACAGAAAATATAACGAGAAATATTTCCTCAATATGTTCATTTAGCCACCTAACAACAAACACTCGCACCCCTCCCTTTTACAAATCATTTTTTACTACTAAGAAGATCCTCAAAACTATATACCTTGTAGTTAAGATCAACTATTATGTACATCCATTACAACATTAACTAAGATATATACTTTTATGTTTCTTCAAACAATAAATTAGAAAGAAGGGACTTGAAGTTCGAGCACCTTTCAAGCCCCCTATAAATTCTAGTCCTCTTGAGCTTCCTCAATAGCCTCATATACTTGATCTACTATGTCTTGACCGATGCGTTCAGCATACTTATCTAATATTGGTTGAACCGTATCTACCATCTCTTGTCTTGCTTCTTCTGAAATCTCTGTATAAGTCATACCAGCTTCTTGTAAATCTTCTAAATATTGTGCATTCGCTTCACGATTAATCTCACGTTGATATTGTCCCGCTTCTTGAGCTGCTGTTCTCACAATATCTTGTTCTTCCTCTGTTAAAGTATCAAAGAAAGGTCTACCCATCAAAAAGACAAACGGACTATAGATATGGTGCGTGTTAGAAATGTGATCCTGAACTTCGTAAAAACCTTGTAAATAGACCGTTGCTACTGGATTTTCTTGACCGTCAACAGCACCTTGTTGCAACGCTGTAAATAATTCAGTAAATGCCATAGGTGTTGGGTTTGCACCTAAAGCACGAAATGCTTCAAGATGAAGGTCATTTTCCATCGTACGAATCGATAACCCTTTCATATCTTCCATTGAAGCAACAGCACGTCTGTCATTTGTTAAGTCACGGAAACCATTTTCCCAATACGCTAATCCAACTAAATTTTGATCATCTAATTTTTCTAACATCATTTGTCCTACTTCACCATCTAAAACCTCGTCAGCGACCTCTTCACTTGGAAATAGAAACGGGAAATCGAAAACAGTAAACTCTTGAACAAAGCCTGCAATTGGTGCCGTTGAAGGAATCGTTACTTCCTGTGTACCTAATTGAAGAGCTTCCATCATTGAACGGTCATCACCTAACTGACCACTATGGTACGTTTCAACAACGATAGAACCGTTTGTTCTTTCTTCTACTAACTCTTTAAATCGTAGTAAACCAAGATATTGAGGATGTTGATCATTTAACCCAATCCCTGCTCGAATTGTTTTGACTTGCCCTGGTACCGCTTCACCACCAGCTCCTTCTTCTGCATCAGGTTCAGCTGGCGCTGTCCCACACGCAGCAACTACAAAAAATAAAGAAACAATGAAAAATGTTGTAAAAATGGTTTTAAAATATTTCACCGTAAGACCTCCTAATTTTTTTCTTCTATGATGAACTTAATATTCCATCCATTGTTATTTACTGACACTGAAATATTCCTAACCAAACTGCTATCTTCTTACCACTTCACTTTTCTTATTTTGAATTACAAAAGGAATATTATGCATTTTTATTAAAAGAAACTAGAAACTTGAGCGTTTCAAGAGTTTATGGATACAATGATTGATATCGTCAATATTATAAATAGAATAGCTTCTTTAAATGACAAAGCTTCTTAACTGAAAGGAAGAACGTATTGTGAATTATGCGATTGGTTTAGATATTGGCACAACTAGCGCCAAAGCAGTTCTTTTTACAAAAGAAGGACACGTTATATCCGAAAGTGAAGAAACATATCCTGTATATCACCCAGAACCTTCCTGGGTCGAACAAAATCCAATAAAAATCGAATCCTCCGCGATTAATGCATTAAAAAATATCGTAGAAAAAGCTGGAGTTTCTAGGACCGACATTCGGGTTGTTGGCATTTCTTCAGCAATGCACTCTCTCATATGCATGGATGAAGACGGTCACGCCATTTCTCCTTCCATTACGTGGGCAGATGGTAGAAGTGTACATCAAGCAGAAAAAGTTAAATCAACAAACAACGGAGTGGATATTTACTTAAAAACAGGTACACCTATTCATCCGATGTCACCGTTGATTAAATTAATTTGGATGAAAGAAACGAATTACCCGCCTTATTCTAAAACTTCTAAATTTATTTCAATAAAAGAATACTTAATTAAAAAATGGTTTAATGAATATATAGTCGACTATTCCGTAGCCTCAGCTACAGGAATGTTTAACATTCATACCTTTGAATGGGATGAACATGCGTTAGCCATTACTGGAATTCAAAAAGAACAGTTATCTACTCCTGTCGCACCGACTCACGTCTGTGAGGGCTTAGCCAAATATGTAGTAGAAGTAACAGGACTTCGGGCAGATATTCCGTTTGTGATCGGTGCAAGTGATGGCCCTCTTGCGAACCTTGGAATTGGGGCAATTTCACCTGGAGATGTGGCGATTACAGTTGGTACAAGCGGGGCTATTCGTCAAATGGCTGAAAAACCTCAAACTGATGAACTACAAGAAATTTTTTGCTATGGAGTGACAAAAAATTCTTGGATCATGGGTGGACCTACGAATAACGGTGGAATCGTCCTTCATTGGTTAAAAGAAATCGTTGGGGAGCACCATATGTATCTCGCAGAACAAGGCGGACTAAGTGCCTATGAAAGACTTACTCAACTTGCTCAAACGGTAGATCCAGGGGCAAATGGTTTACTCTTTTTACCGTACTTAAATGGCGAACGAGCTCCGTATTGGAATGCGAATGCACGAGGGAGTTTCATTGGATTAACATTAGCCCATCAAAAAGAACACTTGATCCGTGCTGGAATGGAAGGCGTCATTTTTAGTTTATTAACAGTGAGTGAAGCTTTAGAAAGATTAGCTGGTCCATCTAAGAATATCCTTGCAAGCGGTGGATTTGCACGATCAACTCTATGGCTTCAAATTCTGGCAGATATTTTTGGACAAGAAGTACAAGTCCCGAAAAGCCATCAAAGTTCTGCTTGGGGAGCAGCATGGATCGGTTTAGTCGGTATAGGAGAAGCAAAATCACTAACTGAAATTAAACATTACATCCCGATGGAAAAGTCATATATTCCAAACGATTCAAATCATCAAGTCTATCAAACCCTGTACCCTACATTTAAAAACCTTTATGTATCTCTACAACCACACTATAAAAATTTAAGTGATTTCCAAAGAAGACATTAAGCTTTTAGC
This window encodes:
- a CDS encoding HPr family phosphocarrier protein, with the translated sequence MKKSSSKDISINIGEDKTIIELSKIIQPFQSEIFLRKVFRGNPIEVNLKSFLGLITLNLQNGDTITVKAVGVDSEDAVNAVVEYLTNSS
- a CDS encoding TRAP transporter large permease: MAAGVLFGSFALFLLLSVPIGIALGLATLVTIVYTGSLPVEFLAQGLVTSVDSFPLMAVPFFILAGEIMGKGGISDRLFRVANTIVGSKTGGFAIATIITCMFFAAISGSAPATVAAIGGIMIPAMVRQGYDKRFSTAVVAAAGSLGVIIPPSIPMVIYGVVGGVSIGSLFIAGIIPGLFVGLSLIVYAYFYSRKKGYRGTEEKFSFSTFLKASWEAKWALLVPFIILGGIYGGIFTPTEAAVIAVVYGLVAGMILYRELKVKDMPKVFIDAALTTATVLIIVGSATAFGRLLTVQQIPNQVAEAMLNISENPTVLILLITFLLLIVGCFMDTLAAIIILTPILLPIAINIGYDPIHFGILMIVNLAIGFITPPLGVNLFVGSGISGLSIEAISKAIVPFFLVMLFALLLIIFIPQLSLMLLNFR
- a CDS encoding TRAP transporter small permease, with translation MFVVRWLNEHIEEIFLVIFSVIMVVVIAMQVFMRYVMEASLAWSEELARYCFIWLVYLGISYGVKKQRHIKVDVMLLLLKDKGKIVLSIVSNLLFLGFAIFVVYYGYDIASRLLAWGQRSPALQLPMGLVYMATPIGMGLTIIRLIQQLIKQVKALLGKEEFDVKTEQERLLDIQDIEEDVERGKNKL
- a CDS encoding TRAP transporter substrate-binding protein codes for the protein MKYFKTIFTTFFIVSLFFVVAACGTAPAEPDAEEGAGGEAVPGQVKTIRAGIGLNDQHPQYLGLLRFKELVEERTNGSIVVETYHSGQLGDDRSMMEALQLGTQEVTIPSTAPIAGFVQEFTVFDFPFLFPSEEVADEVLDGEVGQMMLEKLDDQNLVGLAYWENGFRDLTNDRRAVASMEDMKGLSIRTMENDLHLEAFRALGANPTPMAFTELFTALQQGAVDGQENPVATVYLQGFYEVQDHISNTHHIYSPFVFLMGRPFFDTLTEEEQDIVRTAAQEAGQYQREINREANAQYLEDLQEAGMTYTEISEEARQEMVDTVQPILDKYAERIGQDIVDQVYEAIEEAQED
- a CDS encoding gluconokinase, with product MNYAIGLDIGTTSAKAVLFTKEGHVISESEETYPVYHPEPSWVEQNPIKIESSAINALKNIVEKAGVSRTDIRVVGISSAMHSLICMDEDGHAISPSITWADGRSVHQAEKVKSTNNGVDIYLKTGTPIHPMSPLIKLIWMKETNYPPYSKTSKFISIKEYLIKKWFNEYIVDYSVASATGMFNIHTFEWDEHALAITGIQKEQLSTPVAPTHVCEGLAKYVVEVTGLRADIPFVIGASDGPLANLGIGAISPGDVAITVGTSGAIRQMAEKPQTDELQEIFCYGVTKNSWIMGGPTNNGGIVLHWLKEIVGEHHMYLAEQGGLSAYERLTQLAQTVDPGANGLLFLPYLNGERAPYWNANARGSFIGLTLAHQKEHLIRAGMEGVIFSLLTVSEALERLAGPSKNILASGGFARSTLWLQILADIFGQEVQVPKSHQSSAWGAAWIGLVGIGEAKSLTEIKHYIPMEKSYIPNDSNHQVYQTLYPTFKNLYVSLQPHYKNLSDFQRRH